Proteins from one Ipomoea triloba cultivar NCNSP0323 chromosome 1, ASM357664v1 genomic window:
- the LOC116030442 gene encoding 60S ribosomal export protein NMD3 — MMAEEAGMFNVTQTVGSVLCCKCGVLMQPNAANMCAKCLRSEVDITEGLQKHVIICHCPECDTYLQPPRTWVKAQLESKELLTFCVKRLKNLNKVRLVHAEFIWTEPHSKRIKVRLTVQKEVLHGAILEQAYTVEYVVQDQLCEACSRIQANPDQWVASVQLRQHVSHRRSFFYLEQLILKHDAASRAIRIKQMDQGIDFFFGNRSHAVKFVEFVGKVVPVRSRNDKQLVSHDIKSNNYNYKYTFSVEISPICREDLVCLPPKVSVSLGNLGPLVICTKVSNSIALLDPFTLRHCFLDADQYWRASFKPLLTSRQLVEYIVLDVEPVSSEVNIGGSKYVMADVQVARMSDFGKNDIMFSVRTHIGHLLNPGDYAFGYDLYGANNNDIELEKYKGLVLPEVVLIKKSYEEKRQRKRGKPRAWKLKSLNMEVDDTGRGKDNEEKMTSEYEQFLRDLEENPEMRFNISLYRNREYQPSEMASMTDGDDFPTIPLEELAGLHLSDGDDDEGDDDDGMAE; from the coding sequence ATGATGGCAGAAGAAGCAGGTATGTTCAATGTTACTCAGACAGTTGGCAGCGTTCTATGCTGCAAATGTGGTGTATTGATGCAGCCGAATGCTGCCAATATGTGCGCCAAGTGTTTGCGCTCTGAGGTTGATATAACAGAGGGGTTGCAGAAGCATGTTATTATTTGTCACTGCCCGGAATGTGACACCTATTTACAGCCTCCTAGAACTTGGGTCAAAGCGCAACTTGAATCGAAAGAACTTCTAACTTTCTGTGTGAAGAGGTTGAAAAATTTGAATAAAGTTCGCTTGGTGCATGCTGAGTTTATTTGGACCGAACCTCATTCCAAGAGGATCAAAGTCAGGCTGACAGTTCAGAAAGAGGTTCTGCATGGAGCAATCCTTGAACAAGCGTATACTGTTGAGTATGTTGTCCAAGATCAGTTGTGTGAAGCGTGCTCGCGTATTCAGGCTAACCCTGATCAGTGGGTGGCTTCAGTACAGCTAAGGCAACATGTTTCTCATAGAAGATCTTTCTTTTATCTGGAGCAGCTTATTCTTAAGCATGATGCTGCCTCCCGTGCTATAAGAATTAAACAAATGGATCAGGGGATTGATTTCTTCTTTGGTAATAGGAGTCATGCTGTGAAGTTTGTGGAGTTTGTGGGTAAGGTAGTGCCAGTCAGAAGTCGTAATGACAAGCAACTTGTGTCTCATGATATCAAAAGCAATAACTACAATTACAAGTATACTTTTTCTGTTGAAATCTCTCCAATATGTCGCGAGGATCTCGTTTGTCTCCCGCCAAAGGTATCTGTTAGTTTGGGAAATCTCGGTCCGCTTGTGATCTGCACTAAAGTGAGTAATAGCATTGCTTTGCTGGATCCATTCACTTTGAGGCACTGTTTTCTGGATGCTGATCAATATTGGAGGGCATCATTTAAGCCTCTGCTTACTAGTAGGCAGCTTGTGGAATATATAGTTTTGGATGTTGAGCCTGTCTCCTCTGAAGTTAATATTGGTGGCTCAAAGTATGTCATGGCAGATGTTCAAGTAGCTCGCATGTCTGATTTTGGGAAAAATGATATAATGTTCTCTGTAAGAACACATATAGGTCATCTTTTGAACCCTGGGGACTATGCCTTTGGTTACGATTTGTATGGAGCCAACAATAATGATATTGAGTTAGAGAAATACAAAGGCCTTGTCCTCCCAGAAGTGgtattaataaagaaaagttATGAAGAAAAGCGGCAGAGGAAGAGGGGCAAGCCTCGAGCTTGGAAGCTCAAGTCTCTTAATATGGAAGTTGATGACACTGGCAGAGGAAAAGACAATGAAGAAAAGATGACTTCAGAATATGAACAGTTCTTGAGAGACTTGGAGGAGAATCCTGAAATGAGGTTCAACATATCATTGTACCGCAATAGAGAATACCAACCCTCAGAAATGGCATCTATGACTGACGGGGATGATTTCCCAACGATTCCTCTGGAGGAGCTTGCTGGTCTTCATTTGAGTGacggtgatgatgatgaaggcGATGATGATGACGGAATGGCAGAGTGA
- the LOC116015947 gene encoding serine/threonine/tyrosine-protein kinase HT1-like, giving the protein MKFPCTYKEALQSEMEPRSRISSKSMRDGLDSKPPFNTRPLPHFPSVKFHRKKKFQKESVWTKYFDHGGGRVSSLDSTNDEFLIDLSKLFLGLRFAHGAHSQLYHGIYKDERVAVKIIRLPDDDETESLEPKLVNQFNREVALLTRLRHPNVIEFVGECRKPPVFCIATEYLSAGSLRAYLHKLEHKSVPLQKLVAMALDIAKGMEYVHSQGIIHKDLKPENILISQDFKLKIADFGIACEEGHCDLLCDDPGTYRWMAPEMIKRKRCGRKVDVYSFGLILWEMLTGFIPYEDMTPMQAAFAVVNKNMRPKIPGDCPPAMKALIEQCWSMQAKKRPEFWQIVKVLEQFESSLASYGTLNLVPNLRSQDEKKGLLRWIKKHDSTHSNASSKG; this is encoded by the exons ATGAAGTTCCCTTGTACCTATAAGGAGGCTCTACAGTCTGAGATGGAGCCTAGGTCGAGGATCTCTTCCAAGTCGATGCGCGATGGCTTGGATTCAAAACCTCCGTTTAACACTCGCCCGCTTCCCCATTTTCCTTCCGTGAAGTTCCATCGCAAAAAGAAGTTCCAGAAGGAATCGGTTTGGACAAAGTACTTTGATCATGGTGGAGGGAGGGTGTCCTCTTTGGATTCAACAAATGATGAGTTCTTGATTGATCTTTCTAAGCTGTTTCTTGGGCTGAGGTTTGCACACGGAGCGCATAGCCAGCTTTACCATGGGATATACAAGGACGAGCGCGTTGCAGTGAAGATTATCAGGTTGCCAGATGACGACGAAACTGAAAGCCTAGAACCTAAGTTAGTGAACCAGTTTAACCGGGAAGTTGCTCTCTTGACTCGTCTTCGCCATCCAAATGTTATAGAG TTCGTAGGCGAATGCAGGAAGCCACCGGTTTTTTGCATTGCCACTGAATATCTCTCGGCAGGCTCTTTAAGAGCATACCTGCACAAGCTTGAGCACAAATCTGTCCCCTTGCAGAAACTGGTTGCAATGGCTTTGGATATCGCAAAGGGAATGGAATATGTTCATTCCCAAGGCATAATCCATAAGGATCTCAAACCAGAGAATATCCTCATCAGCCAGGATTTTAAGCTCAAAATTGCCGATTTTGGAATAGCTTGTGAGGAGGGGCACTGCGATCTTCTGTGTGATGATCCAGGCACGTACCGTTGGATGGCTCCTGAAATGATCAAGCGTAAGCGCTGTGGTCGGAAGGTTGATGTGTATAGCTTTGGGCTCATTTTATGGGAGATGTTAACTGGATTTATCCCCTATGAGGACATGACTCCTATGCAAGCCGCTTTTGCTGTAGTTAACAAG AATATGAGACCGAAAATTCCTGGAGATTGCCCCCCTGCCATGAAAGCTTTGATTGAACAATGCTGGTCTATGCAGGCGAAAAAGAGGCCTGAGTTTTGGCAGATTGTGAAGGTTTTAGAGCAGTTTGAGTCTTCACTGGCTAGTTATGGAACACTGAATCTAGTACCAAATTTGAGATCTCAAGATGAGAAAAAGGGGCTTCTTCGGTGGATCAAAAAGCACGATTCCACCCATTCAAACGCTTCTTCCAAAGGCTAA